A portion of the Avibacterium sp. 20-132 genome contains these proteins:
- the prmA gene encoding 50S ribosomal protein L11 methyltransferase produces MAWVQIRINSTNQQAETISDYLEEIGSVSVTFMDSQDTPIFEPLPGETRLWGNTDVIALFDAETDMQQIVALLKSAGHLSKETAYKIEQIEDKDWEREWMDNFHPMQFGKRLWICPSWRDVPDQNAVNVMLDPGLAFGTGTHPTTALCLEWLDSLDLSNKTVIDFGCGSGILAIAALKLGAKNAIGIDIDPQAILASRNNAEQNGVSDRLQLFLAKDAPADLQADVVVANILAGPLKELAPTITQLVKPQGLLGLSGILETQAQSVCQAYENQFILEPVAIREEWCRITGKAGK; encoded by the coding sequence ATGGCTTGGGTTCAAATCCGCATTAATAGTACCAATCAACAAGCGGAAACAATTAGTGATTATTTAGAAGAAATTGGCTCAGTTTCAGTAACCTTTATGGATAGCCAAGATACCCCGATTTTTGAACCACTTCCTGGTGAAACGCGTCTGTGGGGTAACACCGATGTGATCGCCTTATTTGATGCCGAAACCGATATGCAACAGATTGTTGCTTTACTCAAAAGTGCGGGGCATTTAAGTAAAGAAACTGCCTATAAAATCGAACAAATTGAAGATAAAGATTGGGAACGTGAATGGATGGACAATTTCCACCCAATGCAGTTTGGTAAACGTTTATGGATTTGCCCAAGCTGGCGAGACGTTCCCGATCAAAATGCGGTAAATGTTATGCTTGATCCGGGATTAGCCTTTGGAACAGGCACGCACCCAACGACGGCGCTTTGCTTAGAATGGCTAGATAGCTTAGATTTAAGCAATAAAACGGTCATTGATTTTGGCTGCGGTTCCGGGATTTTAGCCATTGCCGCCTTAAAATTAGGGGCGAAAAATGCGATTGGTATTGATATTGACCCACAAGCGATTTTAGCCAGTCGTAATAATGCAGAACAAAATGGCGTGAGCGACCGCCTACAACTCTTTTTGGCTAAAGATGCGCCAGCGGATTTGCAAGCTGATGTTGTTGTCGCTAACATTTTGGCGGGTCCATTAAAAGAACTTGCGCCGACTATCACTCAATTAGTCAAACCACAAGGTTTACTTGGTTTATCGGGCATTTTAGAAACGCAAGCCCAATCAGTTTGCCAAGCTTACGAAAATCAATTTATCCTAGAGCCAGTGGCAATCCGTGAAGAATGGTGCAGAATTACGGGGAAGGCTGGTAAGTAA
- the menC gene encoding o-succinylbenzoate synthase: MRSYQLYRYQIPMDSQVVLRNRFLKLREGLLVKIRCGEHEGWGEIAPLPEFSQETLAQAEAQAIQWLKDWDKARSQNQKLSLEGLFPSVAFGLSCALAEMKGELPTEGNYRTAPLCYGDPDELYAELMQLEGEKVAKIKVGLYEANRDGLIADMFLEAIPELQLRLDANRAWTPAKAQLFAKYIKPAHRSRIQFLEEPCRSREESRQFAQQTGIAIAWDESVREANFVVEKEPHLAAIIIKPTLVGSLERCIRLIQQAHQQGIMAVISSALESSFGLTQLARIAQRYTPNTTPGLDTLDLMQYQLIRQWQGSTLPVLDLNSEHITPITIQ; encoded by the coding sequence ATGCGTTCCTATCAACTCTATCGTTATCAAATCCCGATGGATTCCCAAGTGGTATTACGCAACCGTTTTTTAAAATTACGCGAAGGGTTGCTTGTAAAAATTCGCTGCGGTGAACACGAAGGGTGGGGAGAAATCGCACCTTTACCCGAATTTAGCCAAGAAACCTTAGCACAGGCGGAAGCGCAAGCGATTCAATGGTTGAAAGACTGGGATAAGGCACGGAGTCAAAATCAGAAATTGTCCTTAGAAGGATTATTTCCTTCCGTGGCATTTGGGCTAAGTTGTGCCTTAGCCGAAATGAAAGGGGAATTACCGACAGAGGGGAATTATCGCACTGCCCCGCTTTGTTATGGTGATCCCGATGAACTTTATGCTGAATTAATGCAACTTGAAGGGGAAAAAGTCGCAAAAATCAAAGTGGGCTTATATGAAGCGAATCGTGATGGATTAATTGCCGATATGTTTTTAGAAGCCATTCCTGAATTGCAATTACGTTTAGATGCAAACCGCGCTTGGACACCTGCTAAAGCACAACTTTTCGCAAAATATATTAAGCCAGCACACCGCTCTCGTATTCAATTTTTAGAAGAACCTTGTCGCTCTCGTGAAGAAAGCCGTCAATTTGCCCAACAAACAGGCATTGCGATTGCGTGGGATGAAAGTGTACGAGAAGCCAATTTTGTGGTAGAAAAAGAACCGCACTTAGCTGCCATTATTATCAAACCAACCCTTGTTGGCAGTTTAGAGCGCTGTATTAGGTTAATTCAACAAGCCCATCAACAAGGCATTATGGCGGTAATCAGTTCCGCATTAGAAAGTAGTTTTGGTTTAACCCAATTAGCCCGTATCGCACAGCGTTATACGCCCAATACAACACCGGGCTTAGATACATTAGATCTAATGCAATACCAATTAATTCGCCAATGGCAAGGTTCAACCTTACCGGTCTTAGATCTCAATAGTGAACATATCACACCAATAACGATACAATAA
- the menB gene encoding 1,4-dihydroxy-2-naphthoyl-CoA synthase: MQNPKDDVLYAPVEWADHSEGYSDILYHKSTDGIAKITINRPEVRNAFRPQTVKEMIHAFSDARFDENVGVIVLTGQGEKAFCSGGDQKVRGDYGGYKDDAGVHHLNVLDFQRDIRSCPKPVVAMVAGYAIGGGHVLHMLCDLTIAAENAIFGQTGPKVGSFDGGWGASYMARIVGQKKAREIWFLCRQYNAQEALEMGLVNTVVPYADLEKETVRWCREMLRNSPIALRCLKAALNADCDGQAGLQELAGNATMLFYMTEEGQEGRNAFNEKRAPDFSKFKRNP, translated from the coding sequence ATGCAAAATCCAAAAGATGATGTACTTTACGCCCCCGTAGAATGGGCAGACCACAGCGAAGGGTATAGTGATATTTTGTATCATAAATCCACTGACGGGATCGCCAAAATTACAATTAATCGCCCCGAAGTTCGCAATGCCTTTCGTCCTCAAACGGTAAAAGAAATGATCCACGCTTTTTCTGATGCACGCTTTGATGAAAATGTTGGGGTAATCGTGCTAACAGGACAAGGAGAAAAAGCCTTTTGCTCTGGCGGAGATCAAAAAGTCCGTGGTGATTACGGTGGTTATAAAGACGACGCAGGCGTGCATCATCTTAATGTTCTGGATTTTCAACGTGATATTCGCAGCTGTCCGAAACCCGTTGTAGCAATGGTGGCAGGCTATGCGATTGGTGGTGGACACGTGTTACATATGCTTTGCGATCTTACCATCGCTGCCGAAAACGCAATTTTTGGTCAAACAGGCCCGAAAGTCGGATCCTTTGATGGTGGCTGGGGTGCAAGTTATATGGCACGAATTGTCGGACAGAAAAAAGCCCGTGAAATTTGGTTCTTATGCCGTCAATACAATGCGCAAGAAGCCTTAGAAATGGGCTTGGTCAATACCGTTGTGCCATACGCTGATTTAGAAAAAGAAACCGTGCGCTGGTGTCGCGAAATGCTTCGCAATAGCCCAATTGCATTACGTTGTCTAAAAGCCGCATTAAACGCAGATTGTGATGGTCAAGCGGGTTTACAAGAATTGGCGGGGAACGCAACGATGTTATTTTATATGACTGAAGAAGGGCAAGAAGGGCGTAACGCATTCAATGAGAAACGCGCGCCTGATTTCAGCAAATTTAAGCGTAACCCATAA
- the aroQ gene encoding type II 3-dehydroquinate dehydratase, which yields MSTSARILLLNGPNLNMLGKREPKHYGTLSLSAIEQQMQQLAQQHGLTLTCFQANSEEKLIDKIHQSFQQIDFIIINPAAYTHTSVALRDALLAVAIPFVEVHLSNIHKREPFRHHSYFSDVAEGVICGLGAKGYEFAFHYALQYLQNKA from the coding sequence ATGTCAACATCTGCACGAATTTTGTTACTTAATGGCCCAAATCTAAATATGTTAGGCAAGCGAGAACCTAAACATTATGGCACGCTTTCTTTATCTGCCATTGAGCAACAAATGCAACAGCTTGCACAACAGCACGGCTTAACATTAACCTGCTTTCAAGCAAATAGTGAAGAAAAACTGATAGATAAAATTCATCAAAGTTTTCAACAAATTGATTTTATTATTATTAATCCTGCTGCTTATACCCACACCAGTGTCGCACTACGCGATGCCTTATTAGCCGTCGCCATTCCGTTTGTTGAAGTCCATTTATCGAATATTCATAAACGCGAACCATTCCGCCATCATTCTTATTTTAGTGATGTGGCTGAAGGGGTGATTTGTGGTTTAGGGGCAAAAGGCTATGAATTTGCCTTCCATTATGCGTTGCAATATTTGCAAAATAAAGCATAA
- a CDS encoding surface lipoprotein assembly modifier produces MKNYFLILLGVALLRALPSYANENTEQGLQLWQDLQQKINQQQKEAALFTVPNNQKENEITLDGQSFSVANTEADVGQALYIAVNQQLWHYAEKFLQQYRQFPQHRKELVWFAQGALARQRGELIKAEAEYQKLLESEPTFLRGQLDLARILFENKKNKEASKLFSQLVQMPLPNEVNALLKEYLQVLKEREQWHGELRVGYRYQKNINQSPEHYRCLLFSGSTCIVQRATPKAINAKGWGYELNLNRHFNLIGNHGINIYFNSEGQYYPMAQEYNDTTFKTHIGYTFQDAKRELIISPLFEYELFANKRYYHAFGGHLEWMQSLLKKHFLNVQLEYKHLSYNSNYSAVENAGISSLYTTWYYTPHYNTTLFIGGDGKYRNVTDKTNAYKMLGTRFGLYHQFNEKLNLTLLASIKRTNYLRYNAILETKRKDNELIYQAILAFPNIFYEKLTPNLIIKRTINRSNVDWLYSYKQTELQFNLHFIF; encoded by the coding sequence ATGAAAAACTATTTTTTAATTTTGTTGGGCGTTGCCTTGCTCAGGGCTTTGCCAAGCTATGCAAATGAAAATACAGAACAAGGTCTGCAACTATGGCAGGACTTGCAACAAAAAATCAATCAACAACAAAAAGAAGCAGCGTTATTCACAGTTCCAAATAACCAGAAAGAAAATGAAATCACCTTAGATGGACAATCTTTTTCTGTAGCGAATACTGAAGCCGATGTAGGGCAAGCTCTTTATATTGCGGTAAATCAACAACTTTGGCATTATGCAGAAAAATTTTTACAGCAATATCGCCAATTTCCCCAGCATAGAAAAGAACTGGTATGGTTCGCCCAAGGGGCGCTCGCCCGCCAGCGGGGTGAATTAATTAAAGCGGAAGCAGAATATCAAAAATTATTAGAATCTGAACCTACTTTTTTACGGGGGCAATTAGATTTAGCACGCATTCTATTTGAAAATAAAAAGAATAAAGAAGCCAGTAAGCTGTTTTCTCAGCTCGTTCAAATGCCCTTACCTAATGAAGTAAACGCATTATTAAAGGAATATTTACAAGTTTTAAAAGAACGGGAGCAATGGCACGGTGAATTACGTGTTGGTTATCGCTATCAAAAAAATATCAATCAATCCCCAGAACATTATCGCTGTCTATTATTTTCTGGCTCCACTTGCATCGTTCAACGAGCCACCCCTAAAGCAATTAACGCAAAAGGTTGGGGATATGAGCTTAACCTAAATAGACATTTTAATTTAATAGGGAATCACGGAATAAATATTTATTTCAATAGCGAAGGACAATATTATCCAATGGCTCAAGAATATAATGATACCACATTTAAAACACATATTGGATATACTTTTCAAGATGCGAAAAGAGAGCTTATTATTTCCCCTCTTTTTGAATATGAATTGTTTGCTAATAAGCGTTATTACCACGCTTTTGGAGGACATTTAGAATGGATGCAATCTCTTTTAAAAAAACATTTTCTCAATGTACAACTTGAGTACAAACATTTATCTTATAATTCAAATTATAGTGCGGTAGAAAATGCAGGTATTTCATCTTTATATACCACTTGGTATTACACGCCTCATTATAATACCACGCTCTTTATAGGAGGTGATGGGAAATACCGCAATGTTACAGACAAAACAAATGCCTATAAAATGCTTGGCACAAGATTTGGTCTTTATCACCAATTTAATGAAAAACTAAACCTGACATTACTGGCTTCAATAAAGCGAACTAATTATTTACGATACAATGCCATTTTAGAAACCAAAAGAAAAGATAACGAATTAATTTATCAAGCTATCTTAGCGTTCCCTAACATCTTTTATGAAAAACTCACACCAAATTTAATCATAAAAAGAACAATTAATCGTAGTAATGTAGATTGGCTTTATTCTTATAAACAAACTGAATTACAATTTAATTTGCATTTCATTTTTTAA
- the accB gene encoding acetyl-CoA carboxylase biotin carboxyl carrier protein, translating to MDIRKIKKLIELVEESGIMELEISEGEESVRINRGSPSSTAVQYTLPATAPQVAPAPAPVAAPTATVEPQASTEVSGHQVRSPMVGTFYRSPSPDAKPFVEVGQSVKVGDALCIVEAMKMMNRIEADKAGVVKAILINDGEPVEFDEPLIVIE from the coding sequence ATGGATATTCGTAAAATTAAAAAACTTATCGAATTAGTTGAAGAATCAGGCATTATGGAGCTTGAGATTTCAGAAGGTGAAGAGTCTGTTCGTATTAATCGTGGCTCTCCTTCCTCAACAGCAGTGCAATATACGCTTCCTGCTACAGCGCCTCAAGTTGCACCAGCGCCTGCGCCTGTCGCAGCGCCAACAGCTACCGTTGAGCCTCAGGCAAGCACCGAGGTTTCAGGTCATCAAGTTCGTTCACCAATGGTTGGAACCTTTTACCGTAGCCCAAGCCCTGATGCGAAACCGTTTGTAGAAGTGGGACAAAGCGTGAAAGTCGGTGATGCATTGTGTATTGTTGAAGCTATGAAAATGATGAACCGTATTGAAGCAGATAAAGCCGGTGTGGTAAAAGCGATCCTGATTAATGACGGTGAACCGGTTGAATTTGATGAACCATTAATTGTTATCGAATAA
- the accC gene encoding acetyl-CoA carboxylase biotin carboxylase subunit, with protein sequence MLEKVVIANRGEIALRILRACKELGIRTVAVHSTADRELKHVLLADETVCIGPAPSTKSYLNIPALIAAAEVTGADAIHPGYGFLSENADFAEQVERSGFTFIGPTADVIRLMGDKVSAINAMKKAGVPCVPGSDGPVGSDMKKNKEIAKRIGYPVIIKASGGGGGRGMRVVRDEHSLEESIAMTKAEAKAAFNNDMVYMEKYLENPRHIEIQVLADTHGNAVYLAERDCSMQRRHQKVVEEAPAPGITEEMRRDIGSRCAKACVEIGYRGAGTFEFLYENGEFYFIEMNTRIQVEHPVTEMITGVDLVKEQLLIASGLPLSIKQEEIKVRGHAIECRINAEDPKSFLPSPGKISHLHAPGGLGVRWDSHIYTGYTVPPHYDSMIAKLITYGDNREVAIRRMQNALGETIINGIKTNIPLHDLILSDENFQKGGTNIHYLEKKLGMHD encoded by the coding sequence ATGTTAGAAAAAGTTGTAATAGCCAACCGTGGAGAAATTGCCCTACGCATTTTACGTGCTTGTAAAGAGCTAGGTATCCGCACCGTTGCGGTTCACTCCACCGCAGATCGTGAATTAAAACACGTCTTATTAGCAGATGAAACCGTCTGCATCGGGCCTGCGCCTTCAACCAAAAGTTATTTAAATATCCCAGCGCTGATTGCGGCTGCAGAAGTTACGGGCGCAGATGCTATTCACCCGGGATATGGTTTTTTATCTGAAAATGCCGATTTTGCTGAACAAGTAGAACGTTCGGGGTTCACCTTTATTGGCCCAACTGCCGATGTCATTCGTCTAATGGGGGATAAAGTTTCTGCCATTAACGCAATGAAAAAAGCTGGCGTGCCTTGCGTACCGGGTTCTGATGGACCTGTTGGCAGTGATATGAAGAAAAACAAAGAAATTGCCAAACGCATTGGTTATCCTGTGATTATTAAAGCCTCTGGTGGCGGTGGTGGTCGTGGTATGCGTGTGGTGCGTGATGAACATTCTTTGGAAGAATCTATTGCAATGACTAAAGCCGAAGCAAAAGCCGCGTTCAACAACGATATGGTATATATGGAGAAATATTTAGAAAATCCACGCCATATTGAAATTCAAGTGCTGGCAGATACGCACGGCAATGCGGTTTATTTAGCAGAACGTGATTGCTCAATGCAACGTCGCCACCAAAAAGTGGTGGAAGAAGCGCCAGCGCCAGGGATTACTGAAGAAATGCGCCGTGATATTGGTTCACGTTGTGCAAAAGCCTGTGTAGAAATTGGCTACCGTGGTGCGGGGACGTTTGAATTCTTATATGAAAATGGCGAATTCTATTTCATCGAAATGAACACTCGTATTCAAGTTGAACACCCCGTTACAGAAATGATTACGGGCGTGGATTTGGTCAAAGAGCAATTATTAATTGCCTCAGGCTTACCACTTTCTATCAAACAAGAAGAGATTAAAGTACGTGGCCACGCCATTGAATGCCGTATCAATGCCGAAGATCCAAAAAGCTTCTTACCTTCTCCGGGGAAAATTAGCCATTTACACGCTCCCGGTGGTTTAGGGGTACGTTGGGATTCGCATATTTATACGGGCTATACCGTTCCGCCACATTATGATTCAATGATCGCAAAATTGATCACTTATGGCGATAACCGAGAAGTGGCCATCCGTCGTATGCAAAATGCCTTAGGTGAAACAATCATTAATGGCATTAAAACCAATATTCCACTCCACGATCTGATTTTATCGGATGAAAACTTCCAAAAAGGTGGTACAAATATCCACTATCTAGAGAAGAAATTAGGAATGCACGATTAA
- a CDS encoding Slam-dependent surface lipoprotein has product MKNISLKMTALSVTLFACLSAQGAVTSGISNGSANLSVANPSVAHNGWFHSDEGGLPGVKVKGVTSKVTSFKSLTKITKNTQWMRVFGGVDNDNVVVLKMNNMPSWVPGFHNKLGNFAFKKVGAQELYYGEWIARDADSTKERVVYYAGNEKTVALPKGGKATYTVTGINNNNDLNKGVLKGQFNADFEKGTLEGTMARRDLEIEIDAKINKQNASFKGDAFANGVVDGTTSGQFFGKDAAALAGYAKFADNQYDTAFGGSKNK; this is encoded by the coding sequence ATGAAAAATATTTCTTTAAAAATGACCGCACTTAGTGTAACCCTATTTGCTTGCCTCTCCGCTCAAGGGGCTGTTACTTCAGGTATTTCTAACGGCAGTGCTAATTTATCTGTAGCAAATCCATCCGTAGCACATAATGGTTGGTTTCATTCTGATGAAGGTGGTTTACCCGGTGTAAAAGTTAAAGGCGTCACCTCTAAAGTGACGAGCTTTAAATCCTTAACGAAAATTACCAAAAACACTCAATGGATGCGTGTTTTTGGTGGTGTCGATAATGATAATGTGGTCGTACTTAAAATGAACAATATGCCAAGCTGGGTACCTGGATTCCATAATAAACTCGGCAACTTTGCGTTCAAAAAAGTGGGGGCGCAAGAGCTGTATTATGGCGAATGGATAGCGCGTGATGCCGATTCGACAAAAGAGCGCGTGGTGTATTATGCAGGAAATGAGAAAACCGTCGCCTTACCAAAAGGCGGTAAAGCCACTTATACTGTAACAGGTATCAATAACAACAATGATCTTAATAAAGGGGTATTGAAAGGGCAATTTAATGCTGACTTTGAGAAAGGTACGCTAGAAGGAACTATGGCAAGAAGAGATCTTGAAATTGAAATTGATGCAAAAATTAATAAGCAAAATGCAAGTTTCAAGGGAGATGCCTTTGCAAATGGTGTAGTCGATGGTACGACCAGCGGACAATTCTTTGGTAAAGACGCCGCTGCATTAGCGGGGTACGCTAAATTTGCCGATAACCAATATGACACTGCCTTTGGTGGTAGCAAAAATAAATAA
- a CDS encoding YhdT family protein, with translation MKQHSRYQQATKEARWAFGLTLLYVVGWCLCAYLPKDSQGPLGFPLWFELACIYLPVLFIVVAYWVIKIVYQEIDLENIKLENKDVE, from the coding sequence ATGAAACAACATTCTCGTTATCAGCAAGCCACAAAAGAAGCGCGTTGGGCGTTTGGGCTGACCTTGCTTTATGTCGTGGGTTGGTGTTTATGTGCTTATTTACCCAAAGATTCTCAAGGACCACTCGGTTTTCCACTCTGGTTTGAATTGGCTTGTATTTATTTGCCGGTGCTATTTATCGTGGTGGCTTATTGGGTGATAAAAATTGTGTATCAAGAGATTGATTTAGAAAATATTAAACTCGAAAACAAGGATGTTGAATAA
- the panF gene encoding sodium/pantothenate symporter yields MNLGIIFPLGIYLAFVFGAAIYAYTKRSKGDFLTEYYVGNRSMTGFVLAMTTASTYASASSFVGGPGAAYKFGLGWVLLAMIQVPAVWLALGALGKKFALLSRESKALTINDLLLYRYKNKYLVWISCIALLIAFFAAMTVQFIGGARLLETTIGISYTNALLIFAVTVGLYTFIGGFRAVVLTDTIQGTVMILGTIILLGATTYAAGGIESAVQKLNEIDPHLTSPYGPNEMLGFQFMASFWVLVCFGVVGLPHTAVRCMAFKDSKALHNGMLIGTIVLALVMLGMHLSGALGRAILPALDVPDQVIPTLMLQVLPPIVAGIFLAAPMSAIMSTIDAQLIQSSSIFVKDLYLSTKPEMAQNQKKISWFSSIITLILTALLILAALNPPKMIIWLNLFAFGGLEAAFLWVIVLGLYWQKANAVGAICSMVVGLTSYVGLTAASIKLFDFHAIVPSLLFGLIAFLVGNKLGEKSQ; encoded by the coding sequence ATGAATCTCGGTATTATTTTCCCTTTAGGTATTTACCTTGCTTTTGTGTTTGGTGCAGCAATTTATGCTTATACGAAACGTTCTAAAGGCGATTTCTTAACTGAATATTATGTCGGCAACCGCTCTATGACAGGCTTTGTACTTGCGATGACCACCGCATCCACCTATGCCAGTGCGAGTTCTTTTGTCGGAGGGCCGGGCGCGGCGTATAAATTTGGTCTAGGTTGGGTATTACTGGCAATGATTCAAGTACCCGCAGTATGGCTGGCGCTTGGTGCGTTGGGGAAAAAGTTCGCCTTACTTTCTCGTGAAAGTAAAGCCTTAACAATCAATGACTTATTACTTTATCGTTATAAAAATAAATATTTAGTCTGGATTTCTTGTATTGCATTATTAATTGCTTTCTTTGCCGCAATGACCGTGCAATTTATTGGCGGTGCGCGATTGCTGGAAACCACTATTGGCATTAGTTATACCAATGCGTTACTGATTTTTGCCGTTACAGTGGGGCTTTATACCTTTATTGGTGGATTTCGTGCGGTGGTACTGACGGATACCATTCAAGGAACGGTAATGATTCTCGGCACGATTATTTTACTTGGGGCAACGACCTATGCCGCTGGGGGAATTGAAAGTGCGGTGCAAAAACTCAATGAAATTGACCCGCACTTAACCAGTCCTTATGGGCCAAATGAGATGTTAGGCTTTCAATTTATGGCCTCTTTCTGGGTTTTGGTATGTTTTGGCGTAGTCGGCTTGCCTCATACGGCGGTGCGTTGTATGGCGTTTAAAGACAGTAAAGCTTTGCACAATGGAATGTTAATTGGCACGATTGTTTTAGCGTTAGTGATGTTGGGTATGCACCTTTCTGGCGCCTTAGGGCGCGCAATTTTACCCGCGTTAGACGTGCCAGATCAGGTGATCCCAACGTTAATGTTACAAGTGCTTCCGCCAATTGTCGCGGGTATTTTCCTTGCTGCACCAATGTCTGCCATTATGTCCACGATTGATGCGCAGCTCATTCAATCCTCATCTATTTTTGTTAAGGATTTATATCTCAGCACTAAGCCTGAAATGGCACAAAATCAAAAAAAGATTAGCTGGTTTTCTTCAATTATTACGTTAATTTTAACCGCACTTTTGATCTTGGCGGCGTTAAATCCGCCAAAAATGATTATTTGGTTAAACCTTTTCGCCTTTGGTGGTTTGGAAGCCGCTTTTTTATGGGTGATCGTGTTGGGATTATATTGGCAGAAAGCCAATGCCGTTGGTGCAATTTGCTCAATGGTAGTGGGCTTAACCAGTTATGTAGGCTTAACCGCCGCAAGTATTAAACTATTTGATTTTCACGCCATTGTGCCGTCTTTATTATTTGGCTTAATCGCTTTTCTGGTCGGTAACAAGTTGGGTGAAAAATCTCAATAA